ACACATCAGTCATGCTCAAGCGATTGAATCTAATGAAATCAGCCAACAATATCAGGAGCTTGATGCTGATAATGAATTGAGTGAAGATGAAAAATACGATATACAAGAGGGGCTAATTGACCAAAATGAGCATCTGAAAGATGTTTTAGATTTGACATATGAACTGGCGATTATTGCCTTATATAAAAAAGTTGAAATTACAACCAAAAAAGCAATTAATATTCTTTACCCTGACATTAATCAAAAAAGTTTATACCGCATTGACTTTTTAAAAAAACAATTAAAAGACAAAGAAATAGATATTGAAACTTTTACAGATTATAAGGCGATGAATGAGTTAAGACTTATTAATAATTGCATAAAACATAGTGGGTGGGTAGATGATAAACTCGCCGCATACAATGACTGGATTGAAGGAAAGCCGTTGAATTATGTCGAAACGACAGAAAAATCTGCTGGAGATGTAGACATTAGAAAACTCAATGATATTCAATCTGCTTATAAACGCTTGAATCCTTTGTGTCATAATTATTTAAGTGATTTAATTTTAGAGTTTAAAAATAAAGTATTATAATGTAGCAGTATAAATAATATGTCCAAGAATTTTGTTGTGGAGTATGCAAGAAAAATGAGCTTTATGATTTTTTTTATAATACAAGAAATATCATGGACTTAAAAAATTTCCTAAAACGAGAATTTCCTCTGCCTAAATTAAGTGAATTAGGGCATATTGGTCTGCTTATTATTTTACCTAATCTTATTTTTCTAACTTTAGCATATTATGCAGCAGTTTCTCGCCCATTATTTAACTTTGATTATCTGCTTGCTTTGTTTTTTATCGTGCTGCCCTATAGAGCAATTCGTTTGTTTGGCGGATTGCTTTTAGTATTGGCAATGTGTGTCGATTTACTCATGTTCGTGGTGCAAATTTTTCCATTTATGGACTTAGCTGCGATTCGTTATCTTGTATCATTTATTCCGCAAGCCCCTACAAATTATTTGGTACTGATGGTGTTTTTTTGCATTTGTATCATAGTCATGGTTGTAGTGATTACTTATTATTCTACACCTAAACGCTTACCGCCACCTTACCCAAGTATTATTTTAATTATTTTACTACTTATTTCTTATGTTTTTATGAATTTGGGGATAATGTATTCAAATTTTAAAGCCATCTTGGGTAGAGATAATTACTATATTGCACATAGTCAGAGCTTATTATATAAAGAGATTATTCAAGATAATTTTGTCGGTTTAGTCAATGTTCTACCCAAATTTGAGCCTTTAGAGCAACCAGAACAACGTGCCGCAACCTTATTACAACAACCCTATTCGGATAAAATCTTTTTTATTGTAGCAGAGTCATGGGGAGAATTACGCAACCTACAAGCACAACGAGAGGTATTAAATAAAATTTATGCTCAACAAGGAAATTTCGATTTTATTCATACAGGTACAATTCGGACATTTGGTGCCACTGTGGCAGGTGAATTAAGAGAATTATGTGGATTAAAATTAGTAGCGAATAGCGGCTTTGCTTTAGGAAAACTTGAACAAGAACAATATGTAAACTGCTTACCGAATCTATTCAAGGCAAATAACTACCAGACCATCGCTCTACATGGTACAAGTGGTTTGCTGTATGACAGAGTGGAGTGGTATCCCAAAGCAGGTTTTCAACACACTTTGTTTGGTGAGCATTTTATGCAGTTGCGTCGCTGTGCTGCATTTAAAGGTGCTTGTGATAGTGCATTGATGAATCAAGTAAGTCAGATTTTTTCAAAATACCAGCAAGATAAACTATTTTTCTATTGGATGACGCTGACATCACATCAACCTTATGCAAAACAAGATATTCATAATCAGCGTTTTGACTGTCAAAAGTTTGCCATAAATCCCAAAAGTGATGCTTGCCGTAATGCACAATTACAAACACAGTTTTTTGATGACCTTGCCATCATGATTCAAAAACCTGAAATGCAAGGTGTGGAAATTGTCGTTGTGGGTGACCATCAACCGCCAATGTGGGGAGAAGATGATATTTCACACATTATTCCATGGAAAGTGAGTTGGTTGCATTTGCGAGTAAAATAGCTTAAATGTAAAATATTTGTCACTTTTCGACGGAAACCGTAGAGTTTACAATAAAGAATAATAATATTAAGTTATTGAAATAAATTAAAATTTATTTTGGCTTGGTTCTTGCTTTGTATTTTTATAACTAATGGCTGGGAGTAAGGCTATGTCACAACAACAAGGATTTACCTTGATAGAACTGATGATTGTGGTAGCAATAATTGGTATTTTGGCTTCTATAGCATTACCACTATACAGTAACTATGTTAAACGTGCCAAAGTCTCTGAAGTCGTGATGTTTATTGATGTGGCAAAAACAGGCGTGGCAGAAAGCTATGCAGACTTAAATACTTTGATGAGTATTGATAATGCAAAAGCAGGTTTAGCCGACGCTACCGATATTACATCTAAATATGTGAATGATTTAACTGTAACTAATGGTGTAATCGATGTAACTGTTAAGGATATTGATACAGCTTGTGATGCCGCAACACCTGCTTTAACTTTAACCCCTACTATTAATACAACAACTGGCTCATTAGAATGGACGGGTTCATCTGATGCTGATTGTACTAAGTTTGCACCAGCGAATTTCAGATAATTTATTTAGAGGCTAAATCATGAGTTATATCCCAGTAAAAATGTTCATATCTCAATTTCAACTCATGAAACAAGATTTGAATATTTTATTAGAAGATTGGACGGTTGAGAATGAGACCGAGCAACAAATAAAAGCGACTGCGACGCATTTGGTTGAAGAATGTTTGGTTGATGCGTGTGCTATTTCATCACAACTCAAAGCAGTTAATTTTGAAAGCCCACCTAACGAACTGGTTGAAAATGCAAATCATATTATTGATACATTAGCACTTTTTAGATTTCGTGAGCACTTGAAACGTCTGATTAAAATTATTCCTGACACAAAATTTAATGGACGTGGAAAACCACCAACTCAACACTTTACCGAATTTTTATGTATGGTTGATTCTTTAACAAAGCAGCAAAAATATTTTTATGTATTAAAATGATTGTAATGTCTAAACGTCTAAAATTTTTTCTAAGCCATCTCACTATTTCCTTTGGGATAGCACTTTGTATTGTCGCATTAGTTTTTTTTGTCTGGTATCCATCTCCACTTGCCTCTGCTGTTGGTGTAACCCATATTTTTTTAATGCTATTGGTCATCGATGTGATTTTAGGACCACTTTTAGGTTTATTGGTTTATAAAGAAGGTAAAAAAACACTAAAATTTGACCTAAGTGTCATTATTCTCATTCAAATTGTGGCTTTATGTTATGGGGTATTTAGTATCGAACAAGGTCGCCCTGCATGGTTGGTTTATAATGTAGATCGTTTTGAGTTGGTTAGAAAAAATGAATTAGTTGATACGAATATTCAGCAAGCACAGCCACAATTCCAAAAACCTTCATGGTTTAAACCGCAATATGTTGCCGCTGAATTTGCCAAAGACACACAACAACGCAATGATGAAATGTTTGCAGAAGTATTTAGCGGTATTTCAATTGCACAGCGTCCAGAACGCTATGTAGAACTCACTCAAGCCAAACACCAAATCCAACAACGTGCATTACCACTTGTAGAACTGCAACAGTACAACTCAAAAGCAGACGTTGAAAAAACTTTAGCCAAATATCCAAAAGCAGATGCGTGGCTACCCTTAAAAGCCAATGCTGTAGATATGGTGGTATTAGTCAATAAAGAATCTTCGAGCATCATCAAAATAGTAGACCTCAGACCGTGGAAATAAGTTTAACGGCATATTTTTTACTCCGTTTATTAAAAAGCCACTAAGTTCATAAACTGAGTGGCTATATCAATCAAATAGTCCGAGTACTTTGCCTCAACTCAAAATTTTCCAACAATAAAGAATTGCACTTTTCCAGCAGTATTTCATAATCTTCTTTCAGCTGCTCATAATCACTTTTCACCGCTTTGGTCTTAGTTTTCGCTTGCTCAATTTGCTGGGCAGGCGAAAGAAGATTTTGCCCTGCTGCCTGTGCAGCTTGCTCAATTGCCTCAATTAATGCTGCATGACGGCTCTTTTTAATCGAGCCTCGTTTACGTCCAGCCTCCATTGCAACCGTATCGTTATTAATGGCAGAGCCTTTCGGTAGAACAATCGGTTTGTTGGCTTTTAATCGCTCTAAAGCAGCGTAATAATCATTAAGTACACTCATATTTTACACCTCAATATTAATCATTTTAATTTTTTGAATCATTTTGTTTAAAGCCAAAATATCACTGTCCATTTGCTCGTATAGCAGACTGTTCTGTACTTGCATATCTCGCTGCCGTTGTAGTCGCTGAACCGCTTTTTGTATTTTTTCAGCACTTGTTGCATCAAACACAGCATGGGCACAACTCAAACAGCTCGTAATAGCCGTAAAAGAAATTTTTTCGCAAGAATCAGGGTTGGTACATGCGCCAAACAAGCTAGGCTTATAGGCAATTTCACCCTTTTTCATACGCTTAATGGTTTCATCACGGTTTGGAAATACTGTGAGTAATTGCTCGCGGTCTTTTTGTAGCTGCAAATAGGTTCCTGCCCCACCAAGTAAACGGCCAGCACTATTAATTACACCCTCTTCAAATTGCGCATAAGAATGTACCAAGCGCTGATATTCCAGTTCTTGAATAAACTCTTTTTGACTGTCACTCACTAAAATACTTGGTGCAAATACCGCATTATTACGGTAATACAACGTCATAGACTCTGTTAGATGCTTAAATTGGACTGACAAAGCGCCAAGTCCGATCATGCCTGAACGAGCGCCATACACAGCCAGTGAACGCCTGAATTGATGGGTACAAATATTCCAATATTGACCAATTTGACAGTCTTTTTCTTCACGCCAGTTACGGAAACCATCAAAAGCTTCAAGCTCGGCGATATCACTTTCTGTGATTTTCAACCCCTCTCCAAGCAATACAGAAATACGGCTTAAATACTGATTAAAACTAGCATTGGTTCGCGTTGGAGCACCTTCAAAATTAGAGATAAAATCCGTTTCATTTTCGATATTTCGATTGTTTTTATGCCTATGTTTTTGTGAATATCGTGTTGGAAATAATGGATATTCAGCAGGATTAGAAAAATCGTAATGCGGATTAAATATGGCGTAGATTTCACCAATACTTTGTGCTGCATGTACGCCAGTTTGAATATCTTCAAACGTGATCCAATACGTCGATTTATTTCCACCACCATGCAACTTGGAGGTATAACCCATAATGACATGCACAAGATGCTCATTACTTTGAATAGTTTGATAGCAATCATAAGACAGTTGATTAACTTCATTATCCCGCATACCTGTAAATAGATGAATCCAAAGTTTGGCCATGCCTTGAATCAACGTCATATAACGAGTGAGATTGGCATGTTTTTGAATCTGATGATTCTCAAAAAGCTGAGTTAACCCCAGCAAATCACGTGCATCGTTGAAACTTATCGCTCGTTTAGCACGTCTAAGCTCAACAGGCATCAGGGCAAAATTTACATCTTGCTGAATCCGTTGAAACCATTTCAGCAAAGCAGGCGCATTTTGATTAAACTCGTTTAATAAATCTGCTAAAGCATTAATTAAGGCAATATAAATACGTGAAGGAATAAGTTTTGTTTGCGGGCCGACTTTACCTGATCGCAAGCGTATTTGTGCAGCAAGTCTTGCTAAATTCTCAATCGGTTTATATGTACTAAACGCAGGAATGAGCAATGGGTACTGCTGCTGTAATGCAAAACAATCAGTTAAAAATGCTTTGATGTGATTAGCTCTTTGATAACTGATACCAGCATAAGCCTCATGCACTTTCGCAATATAACCTGCATCACTAAATAATTGTGTCAATGTGCAACCATTGCGGTAAGCAATTGCAGCAAACTGTCGCAAGACAAGATGGCGTTGCTCAACACTTTTAATAATCGACTTACCTGATTTTATATAAAGCAACGCAAAAATGATTTTTTTCATTTCAGCACGTATTTGACAGAAGAGAAAATCATTCTCACGAGCATGTTTCAACCAGCTTTTAAAATTTAATTTACAGTGACACTTCGGCAGATAGGGTGAAAAGTCCCAAACATCATCGCCAAATTGAGATAATGTTGTGCCATTTGACATACGGGATAAAATAAAGCTTGTGGGAACAGTCAGCTGATTATTCTCCAAACGATATTCATCTGGTAAAAACTGCTCAGCAACGCCACTGGCATACAAATACGAATTAAATGAACTCATGATATCCACCCCAAATCAATTAGCAATTCAAAATGATTCAGCCAATACGCATCTAAATCACCGCTTTCTACTTCTTCTTGAATTGAAAAAATACGATTACGTAAATTTTCATAAGTATTTGATAAATCGTTGAGTACTTCGTCAATTCGGTGTAGTACAACCCCAAACTGCTGTTCCCACTTGATTAAGTCCGTAGCTTTTTGTTTAACGTAGCCGAGCAGGCTTTTCAGTGATAAAAGCTTACGCACATCTTCGTCATCAGCGTGGACTGCATAGTGTTGGCAGAATAAGCAATGCTCAAATTGTTGGCAGTTAGGCGATGGAGCTTGTGCAGCAAAACCCGTTGCTTTTTCAGGCTGTAGATTTGTTGTCATACAAGCCCCGACTGGCAAGGTCTGAACATCAACAGGCTCATCTAGCGTTTGCACAGGAATACGTTCAACGGTTCGAGTTTGTGACACTGCAACTTCTCGCAGTTCATAAAAGAATTGTGAAATCTGTTGGCTTGCATCTTTAAATGAAGTTCGACTGTAATTTTTCTTCGCAGTATCGAGTGAGTGTCCCATTTTTTCGACTTCAAGCAATAAATCACCATCGCTCAATTCAACATATTGACTGCTAACATGCTTGCGCCACTCTTGTGGGGTGATCCAAGCCATTTTCGGGAAAATACGCTGCAAAAATCTTTTAAGTAATTGAAGTTTATTATTTCCAATTGCGCTTAATTTTCGCACTTCATTACGTAGCAGAAATACAAAATCACATGACTCATCTTGAATATACCAAGCGCGAAGTTCTAAAATTTTTCTAAAAATCGGCTCAAATTTAACTCCAAACTCTGGCCGTACTGTCTTGCCTCTTGCACGGCTTTTCGTTCCTGAAAAGCGTCGGCCTTGTGTACTCGGTAGGATTTCCATCGTATCAAGGTGTAACTGTTGAGCAGTGTCTAGATTTGCTCCAGTTTGTGCAATAAATAACAGCATGCCGATGGTCAGGCCGTAGGATGCAAGTCTTTCACGCTCTAAATGCCGCTTATTTTTGTTGCGTTCTTCAAGTTTACGGATCGCTTGATTGCGGTTTTCACGTATACGCTTTCGATGCTCACTATCTTCTTCTAACTCAAAATCAGCTAGCATTTTTGACAAAGATGGAATAGCCGTATATTTAGCTAGATACCTCTGCATATCGAACTGAATATGCTGTTTTTCAACTTGATGATGAAATCCAGAATAGAAATTAAAAACTTCGTCATCTACAGATTGAAAATGCGCAGGAAAGTCATTTTCTTGTACAACAATATGATGAATTTCAAGAAAGACATTTAACAAAGTTGCATAAGTTTTTTGATGATCTTGTTCTGCAATCGGTAAAATAGGCACATCATAACGCTGAGACTGTACTTGCATCGCTTGACTAGAAATATCAATTTCATGACAATCAAATACATATGCAATCAGTTTGGCAACATAACGCTGATACTGCTTTGCGGTATGCGCAGCCAAGTTATCTTCATCAGTGTCCGCAAGCAAAGTCCGATCAACCAGAGATTTACTATAGCGACGATAGGCATCGATCATGCTGTCCTTATCGGATAAATCAAAAATTTTCTTTTGTTGATCAATCCAATCCAAAAACATCTTGATGATGGAATAGAACAACCCTTTTGATAGGTTCGATCCATCCATTTGCAGTAGATAATCTGTAAAACATTTTAAAAAATAGCGTCTTTTTTCATCAAAAGAAGCGACAAGCTCATTGTCTGATACATCGAAAGAACATGCTCTTTTAGCAAAAAAGAATGTACCAATATCTAAAGTTCTAAAAGAAAATGAGGCCGTTTTATCTTTGATTACAAGTATTAGGCGCTCATGCTCAGTAAGCTGTTTATTGATATCGGTGATATGAACAAACAATGGAGTGCGTGTGAAATTCATGACAAATCTCCTGCTGAATTAACAGAAGACATCACATACTTCATCAAACTTGATTCATACTCATGCTGAATTTTACTGCGCCATTCCAGTCGTGATTTATAATTCAAGTACTGTAAAGTGGTACTGATATTGCGATGACCCATGCGAGCTTGCACATATTCGACAGCTGTCATCGCCGAGTGACCTTCTGGCAGGTGTTGTAACTGACTTTCAAGCAGGTTCATACCAAAACTGGCGCGTAAATCATGAAACTTAAAACTTTTAAATTGTGGATCAATCAAGCGAATTTCGGGTAATAACACACCTTTTAAATAACTACGTACCGCTTCGCCTTCATAGAGTTTAAGCCTAGCCCCAAATGAGTTAGAGCTTTTGATCTTCTCGGTCAATTCTTGCTGTTCAGCTTTGCTTGTATAGAAAGGTGTACCAAGCTTAGTGAGAAACACATAGTTTTCATCCGAGTTAGCATAGTTTGACTTCTGTCTACGCTGACGTGCTTGCTCACTATTGATATAAATTTTAAGATCTTGCACTAACCAATGCGGAATTAGCAGCGTCATCGGCTTTTGAAATTTGCTATCAATGCTTGTCCCAGCCCCAACAGGCAGACGGATAAAGCCATGATTATCAGGCTCACGACCAATTAAGTTTTTGATTCGTAGAGTACAAATCGTTTGTAAACGGGCACCTGTAAACAATGCAAGATAAAACATCAACTGATATTCACGTGATGATTTTTTCAATGCTTTTAAGATAATAGCTTGCTCTTCAACGCTGAGTGGACTTAATTCACCACCATCCTTAATCGCCTCAGGGTTATGAGCTTTAGCAGGAACATGAATCGCAAGGTCATGCGACTTAATTGCCATTTTTCGACGTGCGCCAAACTCATTGTCTACCGCAATATATTTGTACACATCTTGAAATGGCAGTCCATAGCGTTGATGGTCAACCAAGTCTTTTGTGACAAGAAATCGATAAAAATTCACCACTGCATTAATTCGACCACGTGCAGAACTGGCTGAAATTAGGCCTGCATTGGCTTGTTCAATAAGACGCGTACGATATTTAAAAATTGCGTTTTGTTGTTTCAATTTATGAAACTTTAAACAGTCAAGCTGTTCATCTTCAAGAAACCGCTGAAAATCAACAAGCTGATTGGCAATAGATGCAAATGTTTTAAAATCATACTGTATTGCTTGCTCAAGTTTTTTCAGCAAATACAGATTAAAAACGTCAGAAGGGCTACCATCTCCATGGATAATCACAGGGAATTCGAGATACGCATCACCATGTTTTTCGAACACTGCATCATTTAAACGATCAGTTGCCTTTCTCAACGTCGATAACTGAAATTTTTTAATGGTCACAACTTTGGCTTTTGATTGGTAGCGTGAC
The DNA window shown above is from Acinetobacter piscicola and carries:
- a CDS encoding sulfatase-like hydrolase/transferase, producing the protein MDLKNFLKREFPLPKLSELGHIGLLIILPNLIFLTLAYYAAVSRPLFNFDYLLALFFIVLPYRAIRLFGGLLLVLAMCVDLLMFVVQIFPFMDLAAIRYLVSFIPQAPTNYLVLMVFFCICIIVMVVVITYYSTPKRLPPPYPSIILIILLLISYVFMNLGIMYSNFKAILGRDNYYIAHSQSLLYKEIIQDNFVGLVNVLPKFEPLEQPEQRAATLLQQPYSDKIFFIVAESWGELRNLQAQREVLNKIYAQQGNFDFIHTGTIRTFGATVAGELRELCGLKLVANSGFALGKLEQEQYVNCLPNLFKANNYQTIALHGTSGLLYDRVEWYPKAGFQHTLFGEHFMQLRRCAAFKGACDSALMNQVSQIFSKYQQDKLFFYWMTLTSHQPYAKQDIHNQRFDCQKFAINPKSDACRNAQLQTQFFDDLAIMIQKPEMQGVEIVVVGDHQPPMWGEDDISHIIPWKVSWLHLRVK
- a CDS encoding pilin, which codes for MSQQQGFTLIELMIVVAIIGILASIALPLYSNYVKRAKVSEVVMFIDVAKTGVAESYADLNTLMSIDNAKAGLADATDITSKYVNDLTVTNGVIDVTVKDIDTACDAATPALTLTPTINTTTGSLEWTGSSDADCTKFAPANFR
- the tfpZ gene encoding TfpX/TfpZ family type IV pilin accessory protein, which translates into the protein MSKRLKFFLSHLTISFGIALCIVALVFFVWYPSPLASAVGVTHIFLMLLVIDVILGPLLGLLVYKEGKKTLKFDLSVIILIQIVALCYGVFSIEQGRPAWLVYNVDRFELVRKNELVDTNIQQAQPQFQKPSWFKPQYVAAEFAKDTQQRNDEMFAEVFSGISIAQRPERYVELTQAKHQIQQRALPLVELQQYNSKADVEKTLAKYPKADAWLPLKANAVDMVVLVNKESSSIIKIVDLRPWK
- a CDS encoding tyrosine-type recombinase/integrase; this translates as MSTKLKNGQSRYQSKAKVVTIKKFQLSTLRKATDRLNDAVFEKHGDAYLEFPVIIHGDGSPSDVFNLYLLKKLEQAIQYDFKTFASIANQLVDFQRFLEDEQLDCLKFHKLKQQNAIFKYRTRLIEQANAGLISASSARGRINAVVNFYRFLVTKDLVDHQRYGLPFQDVYKYIAVDNEFGARRKMAIKSHDLAIHVPAKAHNPEAIKDGGELSPLSVEEQAIILKALKKSSREYQLMFYLALFTGARLQTICTLRIKNLIGREPDNHGFIRLPVGAGTSIDSKFQKPMTLLIPHWLVQDLKIYINSEQARQRRQKSNYANSDENYVFLTKLGTPFYTSKAEQQELTEKIKSSNSFGARLKLYEGEAVRSYLKGVLLPEIRLIDPQFKSFKFHDLRASFGMNLLESQLQHLPEGHSAMTAVEYVQARMGHRNISTTLQYLNYKSRLEWRSKIQHEYESSLMKYVMSSVNSAGDLS